The Oncorhynchus tshawytscha isolate Ot180627B linkage group LG08, Otsh_v2.0, whole genome shotgun sequence genome window below encodes:
- the LOC121846932 gene encoding synaptonemal complex central element protein 3-like — translation MMELNKGLDRMIEDVEQLPVQLAWMANDTKMQWTSPDLGDSLRRLQEEFLRCRAVICGFPGEQEPNRRQGLGKDQGMGKWME, via the exons ATGATGGAGTTGAACAAAGGTTTAGATAGAATGATTGAAGACGTAGAACAACTACCAG TGCAGCTGGCATGGATGGCCAATGACACGAAGATGCAGTGGACCAGTCCTGATCTGGGGGACTCCCTACGGAGGCTTCAGGAAGAGTTCCTCCGCTGCAGGGCTGTCATCTGTGGCTTCCCTGGGGAACAGGAGCCGAACCGGAGACAGGGACTGGGAAAGGACCAGGGGATGGGGAAGTGGATGGAGTGA